A section of the Procambarus clarkii isolate CNS0578487 chromosome 38, FALCON_Pclarkii_2.0, whole genome shotgun sequence genome encodes:
- the LOC138372343 gene encoding tigger transposable element-derived protein 7-like, with amino-acid sequence MSQSSIHGIEGINQERKHLSIDQTVDFTEKVERGYSVTRLAQEFNIDGSHRTKYAIVGKSANPKALKNCTNRLPAIYYNTKNAWFTQIIFENWFQYHFYKLVKKQQINECRIHPAKVKVMLLTDNAPAHPIAKLTSPDGKITCMALPLNTTSVIQFMD; translated from the exons ATGTCTCAGAGCAGCATTCATGGTATTGAAGGTATAAACCAAGAGAGAAAACATTTGTCAATTGATCAGACAGTTGACTTCACAGAGAAAGTAGAGCGTGGATACTCTGTCACTCGACTTGCCCAAGAATTCAACATCG ATGGCAGTCACCGAACAAAGTAcgcaattgttgggaaatctgccaACCCAAAAGCATTGAAAAACTGCACGAACAGACTACCTGCCATCTACTACAAcacaaaaaatgcctggttcacaCAGATTATTTTTGAGAATTGGTTCCAGTATCACTTTTATAAATTAGTAAAAAAGCAGCAGATCAATGAGTGTAGAATTCATCCTGCTAAGGTAAAGGTAATGCTGTTGACAGATaatgccccagctcaccccattgctaaattaacatcgcctgatggcaaaataacatgtatggctttaccacTAAACACTACATCTGTAATACAATTCATGGATTAA